Genomic segment of Pochonia chlamydosporia 170 chromosome 1, whole genome shotgun sequence:
TCCATAAGACGGACCCAAACTAAAATCTGCAAACGCAGCCAAACAAAAAAATATCACATCCATAATTTACAAACAAAAAACTCCAGTTAAAATGCCCACCTTTTTTCATCCTCCCCAAACACCGCACAACAGTCCAAACATCACCTCGCCATATTGACAACCTGCTGCTCCAACTTCTTGCACTTCATCTTCATATGCTTCACCGCCTCCATAAACAGCTCGTCACTATCCCACTGCCCCGTGCTTTCAATAGAAAAGATGAAGTGGTCCCTCCTCctgccaagcttcacctTACCCTCAAACTCCGCATGCCGAAGACACTCCCTGCTCACAGTATCCTTCATGGCATCCTTAAcaacagccttcttctcaccAGCGTGGCCCTCATACCCGCTGCccgccttcttggcctcctgGGCCGTGACCTTCTCCAGGCCAATGACCCCCTGAGGAAAGCACTTAGCAAACTTCTCGGCGTCAGCGCCAAGGATAGGCTTCAGGATCTTGATAGTCGGCATGAGGCGGTACGAGGCGGTGGCAACGGGTGAGAATTTGGCATGGTCCGCTCCAATGCCCTTGTGCATGTGCATCGACAGGTTGATCGTCTGCTTGGGTCGCAGCTTGGCAATCAGAATGTCCGGATTCACAGGGGCAATGGCGTCCTCGCCGCTGAAATGCTCAACCTGCTTCCCGGTGGGGATAAACACGATATCTTTGGCGTAAACATGCGCATTGTTATACGCTTTGAGGGGGTCCGTCTCGTCGGGCGAGGCGTCCGGATTCACCGTGCAAGTGACATTGAGCTCTAGCCGTACCGTGTTCCAGTCGAAGCAGCCGGCGTAGGGATCCTCTCCAGCCTCCGGCTTTTTATGCCACTTTAAGAAGTTGTGGATGCCTTCGCGGCTGCCGTTGAAGGGAATCAAGCCCAGTCGGTGAGCGAGAACTTCGTCTTGGATAACGGATGTGTTGTTCTCGATGTAAACGTTTTCAATGGCAAGAGTGGGGATCTCGGCGATGAGAATGCGCCGAAAGGCATTGGCGAGAGAGGCATCCAGTCCCATTAACGAAAAGGACGAGTTGGAGGCTTCGTTCTGGTGGAAGGTGACGGAGAAGGCGGCCCGGAAGCGGTCAAGGGAGTAGGCATGATCTTCGCCGGGGAAGTGCCCAGGGTAATCGACAGATGTCACATCGGTGACGGTTTCGAGATTAATGCCGACAGTCTATAGAGAGATTGCTGTGGTTAGCTGCAGCTCCGGCGT
This window contains:
- a CDS encoding DNA-directed RNA polymerases I and III subunit RPAC1 (similar to Verticillium alfalfae VaMs.102 XP_003005094.1) — translated: MAPAPMASWRGAPSAEEQERRNTVGINLETVTDVTSVDYPGHFPGEDHAYSLDRFRAAFSVTFHQNEASNSSFSLMGLDASLANAFRRILIAEIPTLAIENVYIENNTSVIQDEVLAHRLGLIPFNGSREGIHNFLKWHKKPEAGEDPYAGCFDWNTVRLELNVTCTVNPDASPDETDPLKAYNNAHVYAKDIVFIPTGKQVEHFSGEDAIAPVNPDILIAKLRPKQTINLSMHMHKGIGADHAKFSPVATASYRLMPTIKILKPILGADAEKFAKCFPQGVIGLEKVTAQEAKKAGSGYEGHAGEKKAVVKDAMKDTVSRECLRHAEFEGKVKLGRRRDHFIFSIESTGQWDSDELFMEAVKHMKMKCKKLEQQVVNMAR